ATCCGCCGCAGCCGGGGCAAGGATATAGATGCCGCCTGTGGCCAGCTAGCGGCCCTCCCGCCCCGGTCGTAGGCCGCCTCCCCTGCCTTATACGTATACTCCGCCCGGAGGCACCGGCAGCAAACAGAGGGAATACCGCGCCACGCCTACAGTGCCCCAAAGGTTACTGCCTTTGCACGCTACCGCTACCGCTACCAATCACCTTGCTTTCCAGCTTGGGTTCGCCATAGTAGCGCACATCTCCACTACCTATCAGCTCTACCTTCAGTTTGTCCGAGACAGATACGTCTGTATCTCCGCTACCCACCAGCTTTATTTCTACGGTCTTACACAATAATTCCTTGGCCAGTATGTTTCCACTACCCTCCTGGCGTAGCTCCAACTTGTCGCAGCTACCCCCTAGCTTAATATCTCCACTTCCCTTCAAGTGAATCTCTGCCGACTGGCATTGCAGCTGTGAGGCATGCAGGTTGCCGCTTCCTTCTACATTCGCCGTTAGCTTGTTGCACGTACCCCGCAGCACCATGTCTCCGCTGCCCTTCAGTTCTACCTCCAGGGTGTTGTAGTTCATGTTATTCAGCTCCATAGACCCACTACCCAGCTGTTGCAATTTGCTAAGTTTTGATGCCACTACCCTTACAGTGAGGGTTTCCATATTTACCTTTTTCTTTT
The DNA window shown above is from Bacteroidota bacterium and carries:
- a CDS encoding DUF2807 domain-containing protein: MKNSMKNYFLLATLAGSLLGQVFGQSIQALVNRGSCYIVITTEGPEGWTVEGDSNVRDNVAVNLKNGVLIITDKSKKKKVNMETLTVRVVASKLSKLQQLGSGSMELNNMNYNTLEVELKGSGDMVLRGTCNKLTANVEGSGNLHASQLQCQSAEIHLKGSGDIKLGGSCDKLELRQEGSGNILAKELLCKTVEIKLVGSGDTDVSVSDKLKVELIGSGDVRYYGEPKLESKVIGSGSGSVQRQ